One window from the genome of Heptranchias perlo isolate sHepPer1 chromosome 22, sHepPer1.hap1, whole genome shotgun sequence encodes:
- the psmg3 gene encoding proteasome assembly chaperone 3, producing MAAECIIRSKQAAEAIGGILTEVVCTVFSDHIFVVVTQYGKMGTLISVTPHNVANEISKPTFTTKILMGKDEPLIHVYAKHLVTFVSEESGNKPVLLALALKDANVDSIKSIKQLIQSCRLW from the exons ATGGCAGCAGAATGTATTATCCGGTCCAAGCAGGCCGCAGAAGCCATTGGTGGAATCCTGACTGAGGTCGTGTGCACGGTTTTCAGTGATCACATCTTTGTGGTGGTCACACAGTACGGCAAAATGGGGACATTGATCTCTGTGACACCACATAATGTGGCGAATGAGATCAGCAAACCAACGTTCACCACAAAGATCCTAATGGGAAAGGATGAG CCTCTCATCCATGTCTACGCAAAGCACCTTGTAACCTTCGTGTCTGAGGAGTCTGGGAACAAACCGGTACTACTTGCACTGGCTCTGAAAGATGCAAATGTGGACAGTATTAAGTCTATCAAACAGTTGATTCAGAGTTGCCGACTCTGGTGA